In Labeo rohita strain BAU-BD-2019 chromosome 8, IGBB_LRoh.1.0, whole genome shotgun sequence, the genomic window aaaatgaccgatcattcctgtagataagacccttcttcctcagctgggattgtttacaaccacatttgggatcgtttgaagcctcatttaaactgcattttggaagttcaaaatcggggcaccatatcagtccattatatggagaaaaatgctgaaatgttttcctcaaaaacataatttcattacgactgaagaaacaaagacatgaacatcttggatgacaagggggtgactacattatatgtgaatctttgttttggaagtggacttctcctttaattcctctaaaaaaacatactgacttttgaacagtactgtattttttttttgtagtcaaGCATGCATGAGCCAAGTTGTGATTTTCAATGCAACATGATTTGATAAGAGTATGTAATACTCACACAGAGCAGACTGACGCCGACTATAAGCATGCCGATCATGGAACACAACCACCTAAATCAGAGAAGCATTTCTACATGATGCAACACTAGTCTCTGTAGACGCAGCTTTTTATGATATGTACatgcaattttaaattaatttattttgggacatgcaaaaaaaaatgcattacctTCCCATTTTATTGGCCAGTATACCAAAGAGATTGGTCCCAATGAGGTAAGAAACACTGGCTGGTAGGAAAGCCATACCTGCAAGAACAGTAGCCATGATTAACTCAGATAAGCAAATAAACAGGGTCACCAGAAGCATGAGGAACCTCTTAGCTGGCTTCTTCCAACTCATATCAGTTGATTGAACTGTACAGGAAAACCACAGACGTTCTTAAGAAGCCACATGTTTCACGTAGTCCTCCCTAATGATGCATCTAATGACAAAATGCTTCTGAATTCTTTTAAGTGAACTACTTTAACATTCCATTTGTGTGAGAGAGGAAACAAACTTaggaattaaatgaaattaccTAAATAAGCAGGAAGCGAATTTGtttcaataacattttaatgacttgGAATAACAGAGTTTCTTACCGAGCTGCCATTTTGGCGAGCACATTGTTTGCATCATCCAGATGGGAAGAGTGGGCTCTAAAATAGCCACCCCCATGTTTGCAAAGCACAACGACCCTGTAATTACATACAGGAACCATAATCTTTCTCATCATTCACTCAGCACATCTCCTCATCCGCTTCATTTACAAATCGTTTTAGCTGTTCACATCAAAACATTCGGCCGTGATTATACGGAGGCTCACGTGTAATTACAGAAACAGCTACTACACCTCCACGACAACTTCTTAAACTGGTGGGCAGTATTTGaggatgtatttgtttttattttatttacacacacacctgcactaATGAGTATGTAGGGATCCTTTAGCAGGGTGAGTAATGGCGCTCCTTCCACGCTCTGAACAGAAGACACATAACAATCACTCCTCAATCAGGCTCCTCATAGTAACACTAACGCAAACATGTCTCATCTTTTATCATCTTTAATAACTCGcgttttattaaatgaatgctACTCACCCCGGGAGATATTTTTGAGGGCTGAAGGATGCAGAGCTGGAGGGCTGGTGTTGATATTGAGAACAATTTGACAAACCAttgtaatgaaatgtaaatcaatgaATTTTAAAAGGGCAAATGTATAAGATTTAATAATATCTTACCTCCGTCAAACACAGCCAAGAAGGCAAGGATGAGAAATGGAGAGCTTTTACCAACAAACTCATACATGACGCTGCCAAATGGTGCTCCGACTGAAAAGAGTACATTATGCAGTCTTAAATTTGTCATTTGTAACACCTTTGGCTTCAATTAGGTATTGCTGGCAATTTCACTTCACATTGTTAGGGTTAGAGTACATATTGTACTGTAAAGCACATTAGAGGAAAAATTTAAGTACTTTATTAAGTACTTACTGAGCACTCCCATGGCAAGTCCTCCCAGTGCGATTCCCATGGCTATTCCTCTCTCATTGTCATCTGTGTACACGCTTGCTAACATTCCCAGACCTACAGAAttatacagttatttttatGCCCTATTGTTCAGTTTTgaagtcagtaagatttttttcattaaagaaatgaatacttttattcataaaggatgcattaaattgaccaaaagtgatgcACATTCATGATGTTATtatctgttcttttgaacttttaattggctaaagaatcctgaaaaattgtagcaaaactgttttcaacactgataataataagaaatgtttcttgagcagaaaatcagcatattagaatgatttctgcaggatcatgtgacactgaaaacgagtaatcatgctaaaaaatagctgaaaacagtttaagttgtaataatatttcacattaatcCTGTTTTAACCTGTTTTGATCAAGTAAGTGActtccttcaaaaacattttaaaaatcttactgatccaaaAGGTATAGTGTATAGaaagttaaggtcaaaagtttacatgcaccttgcacaatctgcgaaatgttaattattttaccaaaataagaggagatcatacaaaatgcatgttatttttatttagtactgacctgaataagatatttcacataaaagacgcgTAAAtagagtccacaagagaaaataatagttgaatttataaaaatgaccccgttcaaaagtttacatacacttgattcttaatactgtgttgttaactgaatgacccacagctgtgtttttgtttagtgctaGCTGTTCAAGAGTCCCTTGTatgttaaactgcctgctgttcttcagaaaaatccttcaggtcccacaaattctttggttttttagcatttttgtgtatttgaaccctttccagcaatgactgtatgattctgagatccatctttgcacactgaagacaactgagggacttgtatacaactattgcagaaggttcaaacactcactgatgcttcagaaggaaaaactatgcattaaaggggtcatcggatgctaagttcacttttacatgttgtttgaacattaatgtgtgttggcagtgtatttttaattaatctgtaaaaataatatcccctttttcaaatcgagcagttttcagatgcctgtcggtgtggcgtcacatccacagaggccgctcccacgatagttgattgacatgagcgtcttacctcagatcagctgtaacagtctgccctctttgtttcgttgctggagcagggatgtaagttagacaagaatatctctgattgagcgattgaggtgttgtgttgctggatgtaataatgaacatagtgatcgtcatttactcccgacatctgagccgctgaagatgcagtggattacttttgtttgtgaagtgaatgcacctcccgatctacataaatgcgtctatgttcatgcaaatcattaatgatccagcttcacttacagccgaagtgagtataaaggttttttttttattaatctttgcgatcgcctttcctaataatgtgctagctagtaagtttagcagctaaagtaaacaggctcgtcactccacagagaactaccattgaaaatttttaaccaaagtatattatagacttttcattaagaccctaaagaatcatatcaacttctggaaaatgggcatccgatgattcctttaagagtcaggggtgaaaacatttgaacagaaagaagatgtgcacatttttcttattttgcctaaatattatatattgtttcattttcatttagtactgccctttagaggctacaaaagatacttacatgtttcccagaagacaaaataagttaaatttaccctgatcttcaaattccaaaagttttcaccccctgttcttaatgcattgtttttccttctgaagcatcagtgagcgtttgaaccttctgtaatagttgcatatgagtccctcagttgtcctcagtgtgaaaagatggatctcaaaatcatacagtcattgttggaaagggttcaaatagataaataaagaatttgtgggacctgaaggatttttctgaagaacagcaggcagtttaacctatcaggacaaacaaaggactcatgaacaactatcaaaaaaaaaaaaaaaaaaaaaatcaagaatcaagtgtatgtaagcttttgaatgggcccatatttataaattctattattttctcttgtggactatatataaaaacctttatttgaaatatcgtattcaggtcagtactaaataaacagtaacatgcattttgtatgctccctcttattttggtcaaataattaacattttgcagattctgcaaggtgtatgtaaacgtttgacctcaactgtatacacATAATTGTAATGTTACACATCCAATATTTGCTAAACCACACATACCTGCCACAGAGGAAAAAGATGATCCAATTCCCTGCAATGAGCGGGCGAAAAACAGCAGTGCGTATGTCCCTGAGAAGGCAAACACTGCAAAGAAAGCACTTAAAGTCAGAGTCCACCTCATTTCACTAGTTTGCACTAGCCATATGAAGTGAAACAATATcagcaaataaaatatatatattgaaaatctCACTCAGTGGCTCATGGCATTGTCTTTAAACAACTTTACAAGcaataattttcatattgttgCTCCAACCTAGTTAATCCTACACAATAATGTTCATATTCAAAAGTCAATGTTTGTTCCCtagtaaaaaatttaattataataaactttatttggagtatttctttattgcacaatgcacattttttaatattatgcttaaaatgtgttttaatatcacCATTAATAAGGATTGTATGGTCCTtgtataatatcagtctttaaatgcaagatatttaaagtattaCAAGTATACCTTAAGTATACTTGAAATAGtttcactttagcacaatcagataTACTTCCGTATATCTTTAGCTGGACctcagcactacttccacacaattaaagtgcattaagtataaaattagtggttccaatttagcagacttcaAATATACCAGTGTAGTAGGCCTATAACAAAAAGTACAATtacagggtatttttattaagtacataaatatgtaaatgtatgtgcAGTATACTTTTTACTAGGGTTTATATTTTGTTGACATTTAGCATGATAAACTGATTTGCCACTTGATTTTCAATGTAAAATCTGGGTCCTCAAGCAAAAACAGCTGAGAACCGCCATCCAATTCAGAATCATGTCCTCCTCAGTTTCTTAATCAAAAACATAGcaatattcatattcattcacattcatcatcatcatattttAACCAGCTAGCACTAGCATCCTAATTGAAGAGTAACTGAAAACAAATTTGACCATTTTTATCATTGGTAGTATATTACATAATGTAGTTTAATACACATTAACACACTGCACAACCACTATTTATGATTGAAGTCATATAACATGACTTACTTATTGTAGAGACAAACATGATGGCAAACCCAGCAAACATCGGTATGTGATATCCAATCCTATAAAAAGACGTGTCAGGCAACTAAATTAAGTCATTCAGCCTTTTATTGTCACAATGTATTAACTTGAGCTAAATAACAGTCATTTAAGATGATCTACTCAGCGTATATGTACCTGTTAGTCAGCGGGCCCACAAATGGGTTGACCATGAGCTGCACCATTGCTTTGGAGGCAAACAGCAGCCCAACCCTCACATTCTCCTCTTCCAAAAACTCACTGTCCTCCTTACACCCATGTCGCTCAGCAGAACTGCCGTTGACCCCTGAACTTCCATTAGCGCCAGAAGAGATGGTGAGATTGGCAGTGCTGGTGGTGTAGGTGTTGTTGTCATACAGAGAGAAGACGGAGGCGAGCTGAGCCTCGGAGGGGGCGTCAGACGGGCGCTCTTGTGTCTGGTGCTCTATGGCATACAGGAAGGTTGGGATGATGGGAACTGGGGAGAATGAGAGGTGACATGAGGATGAGAAGAGGAAGAGCCGGTATCTGTGTGCATATTTGCGAATAACCCTTCCCCTCAGCCTGCTGCGGACTGTATGCGACAGAGGTCAAGGCAGACGCAAGCAGGTAAATGTCATAAGCACGATGAGAGCAGAGTTGCTTGTCCAGCATTTACCTTCCCTCTTACGTTTTGATTTCtgtattatgtttttgtatataCAGAATGGACTCAAAAGGAAACCAGTGATGCACATGGCCAAAAGTATGTGCATACCTTAAAGGGGACTTCTCATGAAAATCTGATTTTtcccatgtttaagtgctataatcaggtCCCCGGCGTATCTAcaaacccagaaaatgtgaaaatgtgtaaaaaaaaaaaaaaaagccactcAGATTTCGTTCCCCTATTGACATAGGAAGgggattttattataatattaccgccccttTATCTCTGCCTTTCCACCCACGGCACCTGTTCACATTTACAGACATACCCgactgtgtttttgtaacttaggtgtgtttttaacataaacttgttaatacacaaatacacaaactgTGTTTGCACTCAGAAAACCATAATTCAGAAGTTTTAAGTGATATGGCTTGAAAGTGGATGATTTCAGTGCTAATCAAAACCAAATATATGtatctgaggtatgagctgtaaagcCACAGCAatgttctggaaaagggggcggggagcagcagctcatttgcatttaaagagacatgcaggAAAACAGCATGTTCCTGCTTCCattcaaaataggcattttcaaaatgatataataaatgatatgttgggtattttgagctgaaatttcacagacacattctagagacacctgagacttattttacatcttgtaagAAGGGACATATGTAGATCAGCTACACCCATTACAAACAGGTACTTACATACACTCACTGGCCACTTTTGGTACAACTGCTCCTTAACGCAAATATCTAAATGGACGTTTGATGACAGCAGCCGAGATATGTAGCCGATTCCGCTTGATGGGATCGATTCCAACCTTTGGAATCGACTCTCAATTCCCAATGCCTCGGAATCTATTCTTTTTGGAATCAACTCCCAGATCTATGTATAAGagcaatatcacatttgtagATATGCTaaatatggctgtatattggcaTGGTGTGATTACCTACAGCCTTATCACAGCCATGCAGATATAAAGCCATATCTGACGTCTACTCATGTGATATTGCTTATTTATatgctttattaataaacatgtgactgatagtcgactaatgcttaaaatgaacgactagtCGGCGAGAAAAATCTTCAGTTGAAGGTTCTatggtacactcttaaaaataaagttgcttcacgatgccatagaagaaccttttttgtctaaatggttccatgaacctttaacatccaaaGAACcgttctgtttcacaaaagattgTTTgcggtgaaagaaggttcttcagattataaaagggtaagaaagagatggttctttaaagaacctttgactgaatggctctgtgtggaaccaaaaatggttcttctatggtatcgctgtaaagaaccttttaaagcaccctctatttttaagagtgtagggtCAGAATTTGGCGTAAATTACATGAAAGCATAGATCCGTCTGGCCTTGTATCAACGGTTCAGGCTGCTCatggtgtttttttaaatggtgtGGGATATTTTCTTGGCACACTTTGGGCCACTTAGTACCAACTGAGCATCATTTAATTGCCAAAGCCTACATGAGTATTGTTTCTGACCATGTTCATCCCTTTGTGCATGCTGTGGTCATATCTTATGATGGCGTATTCTAGCATTACTAACACACTGTGTCACAAAGCTCTAATCATTTCAAACTGGTTTCTTGAACATGATAGTGAGTTCATCATACTCAAAATGTCCTCCACAGCCACCAGATCTCAATCGAATAGAGCAGCTTTGGGATGTGGTGTAACGGGAGATTCACATCATGGATATGCATCCCACAAATCTGCAGCAAACCAGCATCTTGTTGAATGCATGTCAGAAAGAATTAAGTCTGACTACAAAAGAACTAGCAAGGTGTCCTAATAAAGTGACCAGAGAGTGTATGTAGGatacatttattgtgtttaaatGGCAGCAGTTCCCTACATCCATGTTCCAACATTTAGtgacaaacattatttttgtttcggATGCTGGCTTACTTACCCACAACTGTTAGCAGCATGTTATCCAACAGCAGGGCCACACACACAACGACAAGCACCAGACGAGGAGAGCCCCTGCTCTCTCTGATCCAGTCCATAGGGTTCAGCATAGCCATGATCCACCTCTGTCACTGGACACACTGTCATGGGTCACATTATCAAAGTATGTATTTTCATGTGTAAAGACCCCTATTTTTTCATATACActcaaaaatttgaaaaaaaaaaaaaaaaaactaatctgtgtgtgtttttaaaagaagtcacttATATTTCAcataccaaggctgcatttattttatcaaaatacagcaaaattgtaaaatattttgcaatttcaaagaactgttttctattttaatgtatttaaaaatgtaattaaatcttGTGACAtaacgctgaattttcagcatcaatattccagtcttcagtgtcacatgatccttcagaaatcattctaatatgctgattttctgtacAAGAATTTCAACATTTCAATCAACACTTTTTAAACATTGCTTTAACACTGGAGCCCTTTAACGCTATTGAATcctagaaaatgtacaaatttgatttgtatatttataataataataataaactattttatactgtagaaaatgctgaaaggttttaaatgtttttttgattcAGATTTGACACCCAGAttgaacattttttagaaaGAGCAGTTACTGTAGactgcatttattgtgtttgtttagATTGTTTGGTTAGATTGTTAGTTTAGGGTTTAGTTGTTAGTTTGTGTACAAGGCTAGCACCAAGATGTGGTATTAACTGTACTTATCTTTTCCAAAATCTTGTCAGAAATTACCCAAAGAAAATATAAGTCTAAACAAACACATTACAAGGTTACATTACctcttattttaaaacatgtttgaatTGGACTGCAAAATGTGCATATTAACGCCTGGAAATACATCGCAATTCTTTCTTTACAGACTACctgtcaaaagatttttaatgttttttaaagaagtccgttctgctcaccaagcctgtatttatttgatccaaaatacagcagaagcagtaatattgtgaaatatttttactatataaaataacagctttttactagaatatattttaaattgtaatatatatatataagacagttgagtacattgtttttcagaattctttgaataaaaagatcTTCTGaacattcatcaaagaaacctgaaaaatttttACTAGGCTgttttcagcagcaaatcagaatattagaatgatttctgaaggatcatgtgactggagtaatgatgctaaaaattcagctttgaaatctcatgaataaattacatttttgaaatatattcaaatagaaaatattttagaatagtatattttaaatagtaaaaatattttaaaattttactatttttgctgtactttggatcaaataaatgcaggcgaGCAGAAgaatgttctgtaaaaataataaaaatcttttaactggtagtgtgtg contains:
- the LOC127169341 gene encoding chromaffin granule amine transporter; the protein is MAMLNPMDWIRESRGSPRLVLVVVCVALLLDNMLLTVVVPIIPTFLYAIEHQTQERPSDAPSEAQLASVFSLYDNNTYTTSTANLTISSGANGSSGVNGSSAERHGCKEDSEFLEEENVRVGLLFASKAMVQLMVNPFVGPLTNRIGYHIPMFAGFAIMFVSTIMFAFSGTYALLFFARSLQGIGSSFSSVAGLGMLASVYTDDNERGIAMGIALGGLAMGVLIGAPFGSVMYEFVGKSSPFLILAFLAVFDGALQLCILQPSKISPGSVEGAPLLTLLKDPYILISAGSLCFANMGVAILEPTLPIWMMQTMCSPKWQLGMAFLPASVSYLIGTNLFGILANKMGRWLCSMIGMLIVGVSLLCVPFAKDIYGLIGPNGGLGFAIGMVDSSMMAIMGYLVDIRHVSVYGSVYAIADVALCMGFAVGPSTGGAIVKAIGFPNLMVIIGIINILYAPLCYFLKNPAVREEKMAIINQECPMHVKSYNTQRGFREFPLSDESEEDTEE